The following coding sequences lie in one Rutidosis leptorrhynchoides isolate AG116_Rl617_1_P2 chromosome 6, CSIRO_AGI_Rlap_v1, whole genome shotgun sequence genomic window:
- the LOC139853709 gene encoding protein LATERAL BRANCHING OXIDOREDUCTASE 1-like encodes MPMKQVLKIAANCNSLPERYIRKHHEEYGHVDTTDATSSPTTAADIPVIDFSLLISSSSELEKLKSAITTWGSFQAINHGIESSFLDKVREMNKLFFSLPTEEKNKWSREENDSEGYGNDTVLSDQQVLDWTDRLYLTVFPQHLKRLQFWPHNPTQFREVIEEYSFKVASVNEFVLKALARSLNLDENCFLDQYGTSGKIQARFCYYPPCQWPEKVLGLKPHADGSAVTVLLQDKEVEGLEFLKDGQWFGFPIIPDALTINIGDQIEVMSNGIFKSPVHRVSVNSKRERMTVGMFCIPQTEKDIGPVEGLITDETPRLYKNVTFSLDFFFEYVQKGRRLIEACKI; translated from the exons ATGCCAATGAAGCAAGTTCTAAAAATAGCAGCGAACTGTAACAGTCTGCCGGAAAGATATATACGGAAACATCATGAAGAATACGGTCATGTTGATACTACTGATGCCACGTCATCTCCCACGACTGCAGCTGACATTCCGGTTATTGATTTTAGCCTTTTAATTTCTTCATCTTCCGAGCTCGAAAAGCTTAAGTCAGCAATTACAACTTGGGGATCCTTTCAG GCGATAAACCACGGTATTGAAAGTTCGTTTTTGGACAAAGTGCGAGAAATGAACAAACTTTTCTTTAGTTTACCTACAGAGGAGAAGAATAAATGGTCCAGAGAAGAAAATGATTCCGAAGGTTATGGGAATGACACGGTACTTTCAGATCAACAAGTTCTTGACTGGACTGATAGGCTTTATCTTACTGTTTTTCCACAACACCTAAAACGGCTTCAATTTTGGCCTCACAATCCCACACAGTTTAG GGAAGTTATTGAAGAATATAGCTTTAAAGTAGCATCGGTTAATGAGTTTGTTCTTAAGGCCCTGGCAAGATCATTAAATTTGGATGAAAATTGTTTTTTGGACCAATATGGGACTAGTGGAAAGATTCAAGCAAGATTTTGTTACTACCCTCCTTGTCAATGGCCTGAAAAAGTGTTGGGACTCAAACCACATGCTGACGGTTCAGCCGTAACGGTTCTGTTGCAAGACAAAGAGGTTGAAGGCCTTGAGTTTTTGAAAGATGGTCAGTGGTTTGGATTTCCTATCATTCCTGATGCTTTAACCATAAATATTGGTGATCAAATTGAG GTAATGAGTAATGGGATCTTTAAAAGTCCAGTACACAGAGTGTCAGTGAACTCAAAAAGAGAGAGGATGACAGTGGGTATGTTTTGCATCCCTCAAACCGAAAAGGATATAGGACCCGTGGAAGGACTCATTACGGATGAAACACCGAGGTTATACAAGAACGTCACGTTTTCTCTCGACTTCTTTTTTGAGTATGTCCAGAAAGGTAGAAGACTCATCGAAGCCTGCAAGATATGA